From the genome of Periplaneta americana isolate PAMFEO1 chromosome 17, P.americana_PAMFEO1_priV1, whole genome shotgun sequence:
ATACATCTGAAGACGATATTCACCCTTTGCTTCGTCGCAGTCGTCGAGGAATGAGACTTAACGAACCAGAACAATTTTATGCGCCTTTGCCTGAAGTTCGCAGCAAAATCGAAAGAATTCCCCTCTTACAAATGATCGGCTGTTCTCAGGGTAGCTTTGTCTGCAGGATGCTGCAAACTGCTCCTTTAAAAATTCCTTCTACAGTACCCAAAATTAAATCCTTTATGAAGTCCTCCACTATTTCGAGCTTGCCGTCTTTCCCTTCAGCTCCTCCACCTTCACGAAGCTCCAAGATTACACTATCATTTCCTGAACAAGATGAAGAAAAGGAAAGTATTGTAAACTTAATGACATATGAACCCTCAAAGGTACAGCTGGTCTATACATCTACTAGCAATACTCAGTCTCCATTTACCAGTGCCGCATCCAAAACGGAAAAGTCGTTCATTAAAGAGTCCTCGTCAACAAGACGCACTTCGCGGGTGAGTTTCTCAGATTTAAAACCAGATATGAAACCTTCCGCTTCTATAGATGAGATTGATAGAACAGTTTCTGAAGCTACTGCATCGGGTCCAAGCTTCATCACTACAAGTAGTGAAAAATTATCTTTAAAAGACGTCCCTGTGAAGGAAAATATCTCGCGACGAAGTACGTATTCACCGGGAAGTATTACCAGTGCGGAGATGCCAACATGTCCTCTAACGAAGAGGAAACATTATATAGGCGATCCTTGTATACTCAATCGGAATCCTACAGGACGGTTTCATTTTAATCAACCGGCACCTGTTGTTATGGGGGCACTGATTCACAAGCAAAAAACGCCAATGTCAGCCTCAGCGGAGGCAGAACCGCGGAAGACTGATCAAGACAAGACTTCCTCTGTTAGCAGCACCTTGAAGCCGTTGTCGATGCTATATATAGACACTAGCGATTGCAGAGAAATCAAGACTGGAGATGATATTATGTCAGATTTGGGAGAATTGTGTGTACATAATATGGACGCATTTCATACAGTGATAGAAGAGGCGCCTCCAGAAGCTTACCTCTCGAGTTCTGAAGAAGAAATGGTAGTAGAAGAAAGTCACCAGGACGAGGTTTGCACGAAGTCCGTCGAGAAAAAGCCTGGACTCTTTGCCAGGATGTTCCCGTGCTGTgccaagaagaagaaagagacgCCGAGTGGAGTTGACGATCAGAAGTAACTAGAGAGGAAGCTTTCGAAGAGATCGAAAATCtgatgggggggaaaaaaagacagagggGGCTTTCACTTCATCCGGATCGAAAGCGTTATAACATCGCTGTAAGAACACAAAAGTCCTGCATTCACGCGCGAAGGAACACTCCAGTTGGACTGTGACTGCTGAGAGTATTGTTAGCATATCAGTGACTTaataaattttgaagtatttgagttttaattttacttttatttatggaCATTCAATTTAGTTCTAACCAAAAAAAGGTAATTTTCATGGACTTCAAACCTCAAATTGTACAGTATAGCCtacatttctgtagtgctcgggaaaagtggcacaagtaaaaaatgttaattttacaggagaaggaaaaaaaaaactg
Proteins encoded in this window:
- the LOC138692552 gene encoding uncharacterized protein; translation: MDRDNDVAVETVSLSGRERTSCDEEVTQSSSETQLGMVEGENIAVPQPRIHNGCHLEVEVLEKHAKECRKRQKQMKEIQIRQDKHQLQEEDVQGSFLVIDRVGYDICPKPTEEPSLKMCLPLKSSKEPEGEEEVTMRDETTPDASISPKKSSMKSLKPEYTSEDDIHPLLRRSRRGMRLNEPEQFYAPLPEVRSKIERIPLLQMIGCSQGSFVCRMLQTAPLKIPSTVPKIKSFMKSSTISSLPSFPSAPPPSRSSKITLSFPEQDEEKESIVNLMTYEPSKVQLVYTSTSNTQSPFTSAASKTEKSFIKESSSTRRTSRVSFSDLKPDMKPSASIDEIDRTVSEATASGPSFITTSSEKLSLKDVPVKENISRRSTYSPGSITSAEMPTCPLTKRKHYIGDPCILNRNPTGRFHFNQPAPVVMGALIHKQKTPMSASAEAEPRKTDQDKTSSVSSTLKPLSMLYIDTSDCREIKTGDDIMSDLGELCVHNMDAFHTVIEEAPPEAYLSSSEEEMVVEESHQDEVCTKSVEKKPGLFARMFPCCAKKKKETPSGVDDQK